Proteins found in one Chaetodon auriga isolate fChaAug3 chromosome 12, fChaAug3.hap1, whole genome shotgun sequence genomic segment:
- the LOC143329259 gene encoding oxysterol-binding protein-related protein 1-like, producing the protein MEEDTLEDQLLLYSQAGSCSHVQRLLQSRMDQSSSLNINCRSRSKVSPGWTPLHLASYFGHRDVAEQLLKAGADANLQNNMGDTPLHKAAYTGRKEIVLLLLRYDACSNIINGTAQIPKDVTEDDEIITMLEAAERRETRRQEEKLLEAAREGDLSTLSKMLSGKEAPDIHCRDPVGNTPLHCAAYRGQKQCVIKLLKSGASPSIKNRNEQTALDLARSDELRLILAAYQNKDVSSGVQKIEGPLWKSSRFLGWRSHWVVLEDGTLSWYHRQADALAGVRKQGSKSLTQAYCMKWLDAFEAHSSYSTRHCTQEKVIDDADADSGAAVRNLPQALQAASALQQKLDSEVSIFLSMVKNEENCDSTAFLKVWSLKLEQEVEKNKALTEALQTLATEHHELKQTLCKSRRSSTLTTLTEDDFYDAVSESESELSVSGFLSVASHSCEEDEGRDTPLLSHPSALRGPTGMSGEGDHGNQPAQYNGVKKHRTCLPAPMFSRNDVSIWSILKKCIGMELSKIAMPVIFNEPLSFLQRLTEYMEHTYLIHQANATTDSVERMKCVAAFAVSAVASQWERTGKPFNPLLGETYELIRDDLGFRWVSEQVSHHPPVSAFQAEGLKDDFIFHGSIYPKLKFWGKSIEAEPKGVITLELPKYNEAYTWTNPTCCVHNIIVGQLWIEQYGSVEVINHKTGERCSMMFKPCGLFGKELHKVEGYILDKSKKKLCAIYGKWTECLYTVDSASFDAHKKADKKNSEEKKGSKQSSVDEEPEEMPPPDAETVQVIPGSELLWKITPRPENSAKFYAFSTFAMHLNELEKSMEGVVPPTDSRLRPDIRAMENGDIDLASAEKKRLEEKQRMARKNRSKSTEEWKTRWFQQGPNPHNKAQDWLCLKGYWDRNYTHLPDIY; encoded by the exons atggaggaagaCACACTTGAGGACCAGCTTCTCCTGTATTCTCAAGCGGGCAGCTGTTCTCATGTTCAGAGGCTCCTTCAGTCGAGGATGGACCAAAGCAGCTCTCTCAACATCAACTGCAGGT ccAGGTCTAAAGTCAGTCCAGGATGGACACCCCTCCATCTGGCCTCTTATTTTGGACACAGGGATGTTGCGGAGCAGTTACTGAAG GCAGGTGCTGATGCAAATTTGCAGAACAACATGGGTGACACACCTCTACACAAAGCAGCCTACACTGGGAGAAAG GAGAttgttctgttgctgctgcgGTATGATGCCTGCTCCAACATAATCAATGGAACAGCTCAAATCCCTAAAGATGTCACAGAAGATGATGAAATTATTACAATGCTGGAGG ctgcagagagaagagagacaaggCGGCAGGAGGAGAAGCTTCTGGAAGCAGCCAGAGAGGGAGACCTCTCCACTCTGTCCAAGATG CTCAGTGGAAAAGAAGCTCCAGATATTCACTGCAGGGATCCGGTGGGGAACACGCCCTTGCACTGTGCAGCCTACAGAGGGCAGAAGCAGTGCGTTATAAAGCTGCTCAAGTCTGGAGCCAGTCCCAGTATTAAGAACAGAAATG AGCAGACAGCATTAGATCTGGCCCGCAGTGATGAACTCAGACTGATTCTAGCAGCGTATCAAAACAAG GATGTGAGCAGTGGGGTGCAGAAGATTGAAGGCCCTCTGTGGAAG AGTTCACGCTTTCTTGGTTGGCGGTCCCACTGGGTGGTGCTTGAAGATGGAACTCTCTCCTGGTACCACAGACA GGCTGATGCACTGGCTGGTGTCCGAAAACAAGGCTCGAAGTCTCTAACACAAGCCTACTGCATG AAATGGTTGGATGCTTTCGAGGCACATTCGTCTTATAGCACTCGCCACTGCACCCAAGAAAAGGTTATTGACGATGCAGACGCTGACAGTGGCGCAGCAGTGAGGAATCTGCCACAAGCCCTTCAG GCAGCCAGCGCTTTACAGCAGAAACTGGACAGTGAAGTGTCAATATTTCTGTCAATGGTGAAGAATGAGGAGAACTGTG actCCACTGCCTTCCTCAAG GTGTGGAGTCTGAAGTtagagcaggaggtggagaagaacAAAGCTCTGACAGAAGCTCTGCAGACATTAGCAACCGAGCACCACGAACTCAAGCAGACCCTGTGTAAGAGCAGGAGGTCATCTACCCTCACTACTCTCACTGAAGATGACTTCTATGATGCTGTGTCAG AGTCGGAGTCGGAGCTCTCTGTGAGcggcttcctgtctgtggccaGTCACTCCTGTGAAGAGGACGAGGGGAGAGACACCCCCCTTCTCAGCCATCCCAGCGCGCTCAGGGGGCCTACCGGAATGTCAGGAGAGGGTGACCATGGCAACCAACCAGCGCAGTACAATGGAGTCAAGAAGCACAG AACGTGTCTGCCGGCTCCCATGTTCTCCAGGAATGACGTCAGCATCTGGAGTATCCTGAAAAAATGCATCGGCATG GAGTTGTCAAAGATCGCCATGCCTGTGATATTCAATGAGCCTCTGAGTTTCCTCCAGCGGTTAACAGAATACATGGAGCACACCTACCTCATCCACCAGGCCAATGCCACCACAGACTCTGTCGAGAGGATGAAG TGTGTTGCAGCGTTTGCTGTGTCAGCTGTAGCATCGCAGTGGGAGAGGACTGGAAAACCCTTCAACCCACTGCTGGGTGAGACCTACGAGCTCATCAG AGACGATTTGGGCTTTAGGTGGGTGTCAGAGCAAGTAAGCCATCACCCTCCAGTCAGTGCCTTTCAAGCTGAGGGCCTCAAGGACGATTTCATCTTCCATGGCTCCATCTACCCCAAGCTCAAGTTCTGGGGAAAGAGCATAGAAGCTGAGCCCAAGGGAGTCATCACACTGGAGCTGCCCAA ATATAATGAAGCCTACACCTGGACAAACCCCACCTGTTGTGTCCACAATATCATTGTTGGTCAGCTTTGGATTGAGCAGTACGGCAGCGTGGAAGTAATCAATCACAA GACCGGAGAGAGATGCAGCATGATGTTCAAGCCCTGTGGCCTCTTTGGAAAAGAGCTCCATAAAGTGGAGGGATACATTCTAGATAAAAG cAAGAAGAAGCTCTGTGCAATATACGGCAAATGGACCGAATGCTTATACACAGTGGACTCGGCTTCCTTTGATGCCCACAAAAAGGCCGACAAAAAGaattcagaagaaaaaaaaggcagcaaacaG AGCAGTGTGGATGAGGAGCCAGAGGAGATGCCTCCACCTGATGCTGAGACGGTCCAAGTCATCCCAGGCAGCGAGCTCCTCTGGAAGATAACGCCTCGACCTGAGAACTCCGCCAAG TTCTATGCATTCTCCACATTCGCCATGCACCTAAATGAGCTGGAGAAGAGCATGGAGGGAGTCGTTCCCCCAACGGACAGTCGCCTCAGACCTGACATCCGCGCCATGGAGAATGGAGATATAG ATCTGGCAAgcgcagagaagaagagacttGAGGAAAAGCAGAGAATGGCCCGGAAAAATCGCAGCAAATCAACAGAGGAATGGAAAACAAG GTGGTTTCAGCAAGGACCCAACCCTCACAACAAAGCTCAGGACTGGCTCTGCTTGAAAGGCTACTGGGACAGGAACTACACCCACCTGCCTGACATCTACTAA
- the LOC143329555 gene encoding histamine H3 receptor-like, producing the protein MVMMVTLVVVIVLGNALVILAFKVDKSLRRQCNYYFLNLAISDFLVGAFCIPVYIPYILTGRWMLGRGLCKLWLVMDYLLCSASVFNIVLISYDRFLSVTRAISYRARQSMTHQAIIKMIAVWVLAFVLYGPAIIFWELVVGRSRVPKDECFAEFYYSWYFLLSASMLEFFSPFISVAFFNLSIYLSIRRRRLHSREAQLHPQLNEAASAQGEGIPLSHNWGFGMKLAVRGSIHSQTSSPSLGKLDPSTSRAAQPSRLSRDKKIAKSLAIIVCVFAICWAPYTLLMIIRAACRGRCIQHHWYEVTFWLLWLNSAINPFLYPLCHSSFRRAFSKILCPRRHTTPPSSVLRAGQ; encoded by the exons atggtgatgatggtgactTTGGTTGTTGTGATAGTTTTGGGTAATGCGCTGGTCATTTTGGCCTTTAAAGTGGACAAGAGTTTGAGAAGACAATGCAATTATTACTTCTTGAATTTGGCAATATCAGATTTTCTTGTAG GGGCATTCTGCATCCCAGTCTACATCCCTTACATCCTCACAGGCAGGTGGATGCTGGGCCGAGGGCTGTGCAAGCTGTGGCTGGTCATGGACTACCTGCTTTGTTCTGCATCTGTCTTCAACATCGTCCTCATCAGCTACGACCGCTTCCTGTCGGTCACCAGAGCA ATAAGTTACCGTGCCAGACAGAGCATGACTCATCAAGCCATAATCAAGATGATTGCTGTCTGGGTGCTAGCCTTTGTCCTGTATGGCCCAGCTATCATATTCTGGGAGCTGGTAGTGGGCAGAAGCCGCGTGCCAAAGGATGAGTGCTTTGCGGAGTTCTATTACTCTTGGTACTTCCTGCTGAGTGCCTCCATGCTGgagtttttctctcctttcatctcaGTGGCTTTCTTCAACCTCAGCATTTACCTCAGCATTCGCAGGAGGAGGCTCCACAGCAGGGAGGCCCAGCTTCATCCTCAGCTGAACGAAGCTGCCTCTGCCCAGGGGGAAGGTATCCCCCTGTCCCACAACTGGGGGTTTGGGATGAAACTGGCTGTAAGAGGCTCTATCCACTCCCAGACCTCCTCTCCCAGTTTGGGTAAACTCGATCCCTCAACCAGCAGGGCCGCTCAGCCTAGCCGTCTGTCCAGGGATAAGAAAATTGCTAAGTCCCTGGCCatcatagtgtgtgtgtttgccatctGCTGGGCACCGTACACCCTACTGATGATCATCCGTGCTGCCTGCAGAGGGCGGTGCATCCAGCATCACTGGTACGAGGTCACCTTCTGGCTCCTGTGGCTCAACTCTGCTATTAATCCATTCTTGTACCCACTTTGCCACAGTAGTTTCCGCAGGGCCTTTAGCAAGATTCTCTGCCCAAGGCGACATACTACTCCCCCATCATCTGTCCTTCGTGCTGGCCAGTGA